The Carassius auratus strain Wakin unplaced genomic scaffold, ASM336829v1 scaf_tig00025783, whole genome shotgun sequence genome includes a region encoding these proteins:
- the LOC113078476 gene encoding one cut domain family member 2-like isoform X3, whose product MKTAYNAYRCLAKDLDVYAMNPEMTMDIGSLSHEQDLMSGHSPHHNRNPGASLRIHQDLTVAPSRSAMVSSMASILDGVGGGGEYRPELSLPLHHAMSMPCDTSPSGMSGTYTTLTPLQPLPPISTVSDKFHHHHHHHQRLSGNVSGSFTLMRDERTLPAMNNLYSPYHKDMSGMGQSLSPLGSGLGSIHNTQQTLHNYSHEKMLSSNFDAHTAMLTRGDQHLSRGLGGPAAGMMPHLNGMHGHPGHPQSHGPVLASNRDRSLSSSSSSTGAPGSGSGQLEEINTREVAQRITAELKRYSIPQAIFAQRVLCRSQGTLSDLLRNPKPWSKLKSGRETFRRMWKWLQEPEFQRMSALRLAGKTSVQKKRARPKQRQEQYTKEVAAGFHRPAAANTSGHL is encoded by the coding sequence ATGAAGACTGCCTATAACGCCTATCGATGCCTGGCCAAGGATTTGGATGTGTACGCCATGAACCCGGAGATGACAATGGACATTGGCAGCTTAAGCCATGAGCAGGACTTGATGAGCGGCCACAGCCCCCATCACAACCGCAATCCGGGGGCTTCCTTGCGGATACACCAGGATCTGACCGTGGCGCCGTCGCGCTCCGCGATGGTCTCCAGTATGGCTTCGATTCTGGACGGCGTCGGCGGCGGAGGAGAGTACCGTCCCGAGCTGTCCCTGCCGCTCCATCACGCCATGAGCATGCCCTGCGACACCTCCCCATCCGGGATGAGCGGCACCTACACCACGCTGACCCCTCTACAGCCGCTGCCGCCGATTTCCACCGTGTCCGACAAattccaccaccatcatcaccatcaccagcGTCTCTCCGGGAACGTGAGCGGCAGCTTCACCCTCATGCGGGACGAGAGGACTCTACCAGCCATGAACAACCTCTACAGCCCCTACCACAAAGACATGAGCGGGATGGGACAGAGCTTGTCCCCTCTGGGCAGCGGCTTGGGCTCCATCCACAACACGCAGCAGACGCTCCACAACTACAGCCACGAAAAGATGCTGAGCTCCAACTTCGACGCGCACACAGCCATGCTGACCAGAGGGGACCAGCACCTCTCCAGAGGCCTCGGTGGCCCCGCAGCGGGCATGATGCCGCACCTCAACGGGATGCACGGGCATCCGGGTCACCCTCAGTCCCACGGGCCCGTGTTGGCTTCCAACCGGGACAGAtcgctctcctcctcctcctcctccaccggGGCGCCGGGCTCCGGCTCCGGGCAGCTGGAAGAGATCAACACCAGGGAAGTGGCGCAGCGCATCACGGCCGAGCTCAAGCGCTACAGCATCCCGCAGGCCATCTTCGCGCAGCGGGTGTTGTGCCGCTCGCAGGGCACGCTCTCCGACCTCCTGCGGAACCCCAAACCCTGGAGTAAACTCAAGTCCGGGCGCGAGACGTTTCGCCGCATGTGGAAGTGGTTACAGGAGCCCGAGTTCCAGAGGATGTCGGCCCTTCGGCTTGCAGGTAAGACAAG